In the genome of Xanthomonas hortorum pv. pelargonii, the window GTCGGCGACGTAATCGCTGCCCATCGCGAACGACTCGATCAGGCCTCCGCCCATGACGCCGAGTTGCTCAGGCTGGTTGAAAACGCCACGCACGCCAAGCAACCAGTTGGCTTCGAACGGCACCAGATCCGAGGTCACGCTGTCGTTGATGAAGACAGACGTATTGAAGATCGGTAACGGCCGCCCGTCGCGGATGGTGTAGAAGTTGTCGCTGCTCAACTGCGGATTGCGCAGCAGCGGGCCTTCCGCCAGATACTGCGTCGTGCCGGTGAAATAACGCGGATCCACGCCTGTGGCATCCGGATTCCACAAGCCGAAATCCTTCAGTACCAGCTTGCCGATCACCGCCTGCCACATATCCGCCGGCGCGTAGCGTTTGCTCAGCCGGTACTCGGCCAGTTCGGCGACGATCGGCAACGTGCCGAGCCGGTACGGCACCTGGCCGAGATTGTTGCTGCCCATCTTCCCCCAACTCGTCCAAGGTGAGTTGCGCTGGATCCAGCACCACCGGCCCCAGGAAGTCGTCATCGCTGATCGACGTCGGCAGATAGGTGAACAACACATTGGCCTATGTCCCGCCGGACACCGAAGAGATCGCCGCCACCTTGTCCAAAAGCCCCAGGGAGCGCAGCCCGCGCAGTTGACCCAGCGCACACGACAGCGCACGACTGCCGCCGCCGGAGAGACAGATGCCGACCGCATCCGACGGGGTCTCGCTTTGGGCTGCGCCCAGTGGATCGATTGCCACGTTGAATGTCGCCATGGTGTTCTCCCTGTGTGGCGCTTTGCCCTTTCAAAGCGCAGTCAGAAGCCTAGCGTCTGCGGATCCACTCGCCACGTGGCGTTGCGCCCAGATCGCGTCGCGCAGCGGAGGGCGCTCTTGCCGATCTTTCAGATAGTCCGGTGTGAGATGACGGGCACCTCACACGAAGACCGAGCCTGCCAGGCCTAATCTGCCGAGAGCGACCCCAGGGTAAAACCGGAGACGGCATTCACCTTGCCGCGCCACAGCACACCACGGTTGCTGGGCAGGGGCTGGCCGCCGGGCGAGAAGCAACGCGACTCGATCAGGTGAAGGAACTGCGGAGGTGTGCTGCTCTGCTGAGCGTCCTCTTCCGTGTCGTAGATGCTGGCATGGCTGGCAAACGCGCGACGGATATCTTCTTTTTCTTCGGCGCTGCCGGGATAGGCCGCAGAAAATTCCTGCGCGAATGCCTCGAAGTACTGCTTGCCGCTGACCAGCTGGCCAGAAACGATGATGCCTTCGACAAACAGCGTAATGCCGAACTGCACGTTCGAACTATTGACGGTGGCGACCAGCTTCTGCAGATACCAATCCAGGCTCTGGCCATCGAACGCCAGCTTGACGTCTTCCAGGTTCGGTTGATTGTCGTCTTGATCTGTCATGTGGCTCTCCTTGGTGGAAGGTGTAACGCGTATGTTGAAGTAAGCGCAGCGACGTGCCTACGTATCGCCCCGCATGCCCAAGAAAGCAGGTGCGTCCTGTCCAGTGATCGGCGCGGTTGGGTCCGCTATCGTCGCCTTGGAGAGCATGCCCCAGAGTCTATGACATGTTTGCCTTGTTGGCCTGCCCTGGTTGGAGTCTTGATCCTCAGCGCTAGCTTGTGCTGTTGCACAAGCTCTTTGCTCGCGCGGGTGCTCTATTGGGGCTGTCAGTCAACGTTCGTTCCGAGCCATCGGGGAGTAGCGGCGCAGCTTGGCGATGTCCTTAGCAGTCCGCCACGGCCCGGTATAGGCCTCAAGGGATGAAATTTTCTGATGAAATTTCGCGACTAGATATGGTTTTTCTGACACTTGTTAGCCTTGATCGCTCGCCACTCACGCCCGTCTCTTCATTAGAGGGGCACCGATAAAATCAAACCGCGTCGAAGAGAAGGCCAATCGTAGTGGCTGTGATAGGCGATGGTCGCCCAAAGAACACATTGGTTGCGCGTTGCCCAGCGAACCCCCGAAGATATATAGCCATTTGCCAAGATGTTTAGCGAGCTAAGAAAGGGATGCCATTGCAATGACTTGGCTCGGTCTCGATCAAGATTTACCCATATCGTGTAGAGAGAAGCTCGCTACCAATGAAGACCGTAGAAGACTGCAAATTGCTGGTTCGAGAGGGGTTTCTATCTCCAGAGAAGTGGGAGGTAAATCTTGCACTAGCCGAGCGACTGCTTTCGGAAGCGCTGTTGGACGATCCAAACAACCCGCTCTTGCTCACCTGCTTGGGTGCAGTCCTTTGTGATCAAGGTCAACACAAAGCCGCCGCAATGCAGTTGCGCTACGCGATAGCGCACGGATCACAGGACAGAAATACCTTCTTAAATCTTGGTGTTGCATTGCTTAAGGAAGGTCTGAATAACGAGGCCTGAGAGTGCGGGATGTCGCGTCGGTCCGGAGAGTCGCGTTTGGATCTTCGGATCTTCCGCTATTTCTGGCACTTTCCTTGGGAATTCCCCGGGTTACAGGCGCACGCTCCCCATGGCAGGCAGTAACTGCTTTCGCTTCATCCACAGATTGGAGAGCGCAAACAAGGTCAGCACGTGTGCGGTGTTCTTGGCCAGGCCGCGATAGCGGACCTTGGTGTAACCGAACTGGCGCTTGATCACCCGGAACGGATGCTCCACCTTCGCGCGCACGCTGGCCTTGAAGTGTTCCCAACGCTGTTCCCGAGCACGCTCGCGTTTGTTGCCGATGGCTTGCAGCGTCGAACGCTTGGCGGCAATGAAAAATGCAGCCTTGCAGGTCTGCAGTTCTTCGCGTTTGTCCGCACCGGTGTAGCCGCTGTCGCCGAACACGCTGTCTTCTTTGCCATGCAGTAATGCGTGCGTCACCGTGACGTCGGCGACATTGGCGGCTGTGCAATGGACGTGGTGCACCAGCCCGGAAAATTCATCCACGCCGATGTGCGCCTTCATCCCGAAATACCACTGATTGCCCTTCCTGGTCTGATGCATTTCAGGGTCGCGCGCGTGATCGGCGTTCTTGGTCGAACTGGGTGCAGCGATCAGCGTCGCATCGACGATCGTGCCCGACCGCAGGCTCTGCCCCTTGCGTGCCAGATGCGCGTTGACCGCGTCCAGCATCCGCGCGGCAAGGCCATGGGTCTCCAGCAGGCGCCGAAAGTTGAGAATCGTGGTCTCGTCCGGAACGTTGTCCAAGCCACCGAGCTGGGCAAACCTCCGCAAGATCGGGATCTCGTGCAGCGCTTCTTCCATCGCCGGATCGCTCAACGCATACCACTGCTGCAGCAAATGAATCCGCAACATCGTCGCCAGTGCGTATGGCTGTCGACCAGGGCGTCCCGACACCGGATAGTGCGGTGCGATCAGACCGAGCAAGTGCTGCCACGGAACGACCTGCTCCATCTCGGCCAGGAAGATCTCCCGGCGGGTCTGCTTGCGCTTGCCCAGGCCTTCAGCGTCGCCGAACGTCAGTTGCATGGATTACTCCTCAACATGCGGGTAGTGTCGCGTATCTATGGTGCGTTGTTCAGAGGTTCCCTAGGGAAGGTCTGAACAACGAGGCCTGAGAGTGCGGGATGTCGCGTCGGTCCGGAGAGTCGCGTTTGGATCTTCGGATTTCCGCTATTTCTGGCACTTTCCTTGGGAATTCCCCGGGTTACAGGCGCACGCTCCCCATGGCAGGCAGTAACTGCTTTCGCTTCATCCACAGATTGGAGAGCGCAAACAAGGTCAGCACGTGTGCGGTGTTCTTGGCCAGGCCGCGATAGCGGACCTTGGTGTAACCGAACTGGCGCTTGATCACCCGGAACGGATGCTCCACCTTCGCGCGCACGCTGGCCTTGAAGTGTTCCCAACGCTGTTCCCGAGCACGCTCGCGTTTGTTGCCGATGGCTTTCAGCGTCGAACGCTTGGCGGCAATGAAAAATGCAGCCTTGCAGGTCTGCAGTTCTTCGCGTTTGTCCGCACCGGTGTAGCCGCTGTCGCCGAACACGCTGTCTTCTTTGCCATGCAGTAATGCGTGCGTCACCGTGACGTCGGCGACATTGGCGGCTGTGCAATGGACGTGGTGCACCAGCCCGGAAAATTCATCCACGCCGATGTGCGCCTTCATCCCGAAATACCACTGATTGCCCTTCCTGGTCTGATGCATTTCAGGGTCGCGCGCGTGATCGGCGTTCTTGGTCGAACTGGGTGCAGCGATCAGCGTCGCATCGACGATCGTGCCCGACCGCAGGCTCTGCCCCTTGCGTGCCAGATGCGCGTTGACCGCGTCCAGCATCCGCGCGGCAAGGCCATGGGTCTCCAGCAGGCGCCGAAAGTTCAAAATCGTGGTCTCGTCCGGAACGTTGTCCAAGCCACCGAGCTGGGCAAAGCGCCGCAAGGTCGGAATCTCGTGCAGCGCTTCTTCCATCGCCGGATCGCTCAACGCATACCACTGCTGCAGCAAATGAATCCGCAACATCGTCGCCAGTGCGTATGGCTGTCGACCAGGGCGTCCCGACACCGGATAGTGCGGTGCGATCAGACCGAGCAAGTGCTGCCACGGAACGACCTGCTCCATCTCGGCCAGGAAGATCTCCCGGCGGGTCTGCTTGCGCTTGCCCAGGCCTTCAGCGTCGCCGAACGTCAGTTGCATGGATTACTCCTCAACATGAGGCGGGTAGTGTCGCGTATCTATGGTGCGTTGTTCAGAGGTTCCCTAGAAGCAGTGATGCCATGACATTCTTCAACAAGTCAAAGGCATTCAAGTCATCGCTTCAGTCCTGGCAGGCGTACTTCGATCCTCAGGCGCACTGATAAGGATCGCCAGGCTGCTGGGTGGTTCTACCATATATAAGGTGCACCCTAAGATATCTAAGCCCGAATTGGGTTTTGGCCGTACCCAAGATTTCTCTTGAATCCCAGAGAGGACTTATCCACAGAGTTGTGCATGGCTGCCGAGGCCTGCCCCTCGTACACTCAGCCCAACTCACAAACCTGGCTGGTCAGATGGTTGTTCAAACTAAGCGTCGTCGTTTCTCTGCTAGGCTCAAAAAGCGAGGCCCACTGATTTTTGACGACGCACCGTTATCTCTGCGCGTTGGATATATAAAGCTGTTGCTACCAACTTATGTTGGTGAAAGCCGTTCCACGCGAATAGCCAGGCGAGAGCCCTTAGGAATCGATGAGGTGCATGAGCTGTTTTTGGCTCGATGCCGTATAGACGGAGATCCGCACGAATGGGGCGAGTGTAGTTCTTGGGAAGCACTGACGACACACCTCAAAGGTAGTTGTTGGCCTCAGTTTTTTGACTTTGTCGAGTTGCTCGCCGAACTGCTTATTGAGAAGGATGATCACTTTTCGTTTGATAGCCCTGCTAAGTTTGAAGTTTATAGGATTCGTCTGAACGATCTCCTGGATGAGGAGAACATCGGCTGGCAAATGGATGCGCATGGGGAACTGAAGCGCAAGATCCGTGCAATGAATCGATCAATCTCTTCAGCCAATGCTGCGCTCGATAGCCGGTTTAAAAGCGCTCGCGAGCACTACAAGCGTTCATTGAGCTACCTGCTAACTCATCCGGTCGACGAGGCAAACAGTGTTCGAGAGATCATCAGCGCATTGGAAAGCGTCATCAAGGTCATCGCTCCTAAGGTAGCTACTCTTGGTGCCGGAGTAAAAGAGCTTCGAAAGAGAGGTGATTTCAACCGCTGGAGTTTGGACATCATAGAAAAGCTATATGCCTATTCGAATGACTCTCCGTTCGTTCGTCATGGACACATCGATGGAGTAGCTCCTACGAGAGCCGAGGCTGAAATGATTGTACAGACTGCCTTATCAATGATTTGCTACCTCATTGAGGTGGGCGGAGAGGGTGCCGAGCGACCTTAAATTGAAGTTTTTTCCTTTCAGAGGTGAAAGTCGTATATCAGGCTGACCTCAACTCAATGAGGGTATGGTCGGATACGTATGTGCAGACCTATGTGGAAAACAGCTTGGTCGTGGCATACCTCATCGTGTCGGTCCGCTTGGATTAGGATCACTCACCCCACGCGCGAGTTCCTGTTGTTGCGTGACCTGTCTTTCCTGTGCAATCGCCTGATTAGCTGCCAGCAACTTCTGGTCTGATTGCTCAATCGGAATGTTGATCGCTTGATCAATTTGCACATGCACGCGCTTGTTCGCCGGGTCGTCCAGCCGGCCTTCTACCGCAAACAGGTTGCCGGTCTTGCTCATCAATACGTGATCGACGCGCGTCAACGCATTACTCTCCATAGAGCGATCTGCCGCTTCCGGGTAGCTTTCACGGTTATCTTTACATGCGGCCAGGAGGCATCGGCTTGCTCGCTCACTCATCTCGTCGTAGGGCTTGCCAACGCTCTCGTCGATCTTGCGCATGCCATCGCGGATCTGCTCAAGCATGGCGTGGTCGGGATGATCTGGATCGTCTGGACCGTGCTGGGCTGGAGTCGAACTGGATGTGGGCGCGACTGGTACATATTTATGATCATGTGCCGGATTTACGCTTCCATCCTGGGTGTGATCGAAGTGATGGAGGACTGGTGGTGTTGTGCTGCTGTCGTAGTAAGGAAAGGGAGCCTTGTTCTTGCCAAAGTCCAAACCCTCAGCTTCAATGATCGGCTCTTTCATTCCGACAGAGGCCATATTGACGGTTACAGCAGGCATCACACCCTGTATGGGCCTTGCATACTTCCTTTCGTACTCAACTATATGCTCTACCCCTGAAGTCGCGTAATAGTTTGGATAGTCTGATGTACCTCTATCCCCGATTCCAATTGGGTTTCGACCTGGGATAGGGTGTGTCGGATCTGGTCTATTGAAGTAATGTTGTCCCATTGCCGCAACATTTGTCGGCGACATTTGTAGCTGACCATCCGGGTCGAATTTTAGTCCTGGCCGTGGCTGAATAGTTGCGCCGGCACCCTGTGGCTTGACGATAAAATCTTCAATCCTGCGGTTTCCTAGAGCATTCATTTCTGGTAAGCCTGCAGCTGGATTGCCCTGCTTTTGTCTACTCAGTAACGCGTTCCAACCTGCAATTTCTGCTTTCGCTTCGTCGTCTCTGCTTGCTTGAATGGAAGTGGCGAAGACGCGCGTGTAATCGTGAACAGGATTTGTACTTTTAGCTATGGAAACGGCATCGTTGTGGAACGCCGCGTTCGCTAGCCTTCTTTCGGGGGCATTGAAACCGTGTTGAATCTCGTGTCCGAGGACAAACGTCATGTCATTGGGATCGTACCCGTTAGGATTTGCCGCAGACCTTCCCTGTAATCTGGCAGCAGGCATGTTCATGGAGTGACTGCTAGCGCTGTAGGTGCCACCAGCAGTGAATCCTGGAGGTATAAAGTCGAAGTGTTCTAAATGCTTATGCGGCGGATCACCCTTGTCGGTCGTCATTACCGCTCGTTTAATCTCATCTGCAAGCACTGGCGAGCCATTGATGGTCGATTGGAGGTTGTTGACCATATCTTGCGTCACTGGATGAGTCGCTCTCGATGCATCCAGATATGTCTTCTGGGAAAATTCGATCGACATATGCTGCAGCCTGAGAGTTGCTTGTAGATCCGGGTTGTGTCTAGCACCAGAGGATTGAAAATCAGCTGCCGGTAGAGTGACGGTCCCGGACTGAATATCGTAACTCCCAGCAAGATTTTGTTGTCCTGTAGAACCTTGCAGTGCAAATGCTTTCAAGTGCCCATTCTGGGCATCTTGATTGAGAAGCCCAAGCTGTTGTGAGTCAGCAACTACGGCCGAGCTAAGTTGCGCAACTTGCTCTGGCGTAACACCTGATTGACTTGCGAACTGCTTCAAAGCCGCTTCAAGTTGAGCATTTGGACTAGCCATGTCGGTAGGTGCTCCTACTCATTCACGGTAGAAATCGACGTTACGCAGGCGCGATATTTCTTGCCATCAAGCGCTGTTACTTCAGGCCTGGAAGCAATAGAGACCGTCATGCCGTCTTTGTAATAGCGCCAATCAATGAGCTGGCCAAGTTCGCCGTAGTTAGGCGCATCGCCAAAGCCCATTGCCTTCATGGCGTTGTGGTAATCCTCGAAACTGAGCTGACAAATATCCGTCATGGCTGCATATCTATCTGACTTGTGCACGAAGTCCAGCGACACGCCAGGGCTACGCATAGCGGCTGACGGCAGGTACTGAATTTCGTATGCCCAATCGCCTCTTAATAGTTGGCTGTAGGCAAAGGATTCGACTCGCTGCCCCGGAATCGCGTTGAAGTGTTCAAGGCGAACTCCGACCACTTCATTCACACGCTCAGGGCTGAGATCGCTGGAGGATTTCAGAGCACCGATCAGTTTCAAGAACCGCTTGCCGATCTCGTCGGCGCTGAGTTCAGAGGTGCTAGCCGATGTACTGTCAGTCGAGGTCATGGTGCCATGCTCCTTCGCGGGTGGCTGTATTGCATCGGCCGAGGTGTGCGCGCAAGCACAGAGTGTGGTTCCGCATAGCGCGAGTATCGAAAGCAGGACGGTTCTTGAAAATCTCATTGACTCGTTCCGCGCAAATGATCAGGGGAAGTTAGTTTGCCTAACATGAATCATCAGTTAAGTTCTTCGCTGAAATTATCAGTCACAGCATTGACGGATCTAGGCCCCATCCATCACCACCCAGCCACCACTCCATCCGATCGTGGATCGCTCGCTCCACTGATCACGCCATCCACCTCGCGCACCAATGCACCCGCATGCCCCATGACCGAGGTATATGCGGGCAGCAGCTCTACCGCATGCCCGGCATCGCGCAGTGCTTGCACGACCGCTGGATCGAAGCGGTCTTCCACCTTCAGCGAGGTACTGTCTTCACCCCAGGTGCGGCCGAGCAACCAGCGCGGCGCTGTGATCGCTTGTTGCAGCGGCACGCCGAAGCGGGCGTAGCGGGAGAAGAGGGCGGCCTGGGTCTGTGGTTGGCCTTCGCCGCCCATGGTGCCGTAGGCCATGACACGGCCGTCGTCGAAAGTAGCCAGCGCCGGGTTGAGGGTATGGAAGGGTTTGCGCCCAGGGGCGAGTGCGTTCCAGCCGTCGGCGGCGAGGCGGAAGCTGCAGCCGCGGTTTTGCCAGGTGATGCCGGTGCGCGGCAGCACCAGGCCGGAGCCGAATTCGAAATAGGTGGACTGGATGCAGCTGACGGCGCGGCCATGTGCGTCGATGGCGCCGAACCAGACGGTATCGCCGGCCTGCGAGGGCTGTGGCCAGGGCAGTGCGGTGCGCATGTCGATGCGTGCGGCCAGCGCGTCGAGTGCGGCGCTGTCATCGAGCAGGGCCTGTGCGTCGAGCGTCATCCAGGCGGGGTCGCCGATGTGTGCGTCGCGGATCAGGAAGGCCTGTTTGGTGGCTTCGATCAGGCCGTGCAGGTGTGTGTAGCTGTCGGGGTGTTCGGCGTGCAGGCGATCGAACAAGGCGAGGATCAGCAGTGAGGCGAGGCCTTGCGTGGGTGGTGCGTGGTTGTAAAGGCGTGCACCGTGGATGGCGACCGAGAGCGGCACAGTGGCTTCGGCATGATGGCTTGCGAGGTCGTGTGCGTGGAGCGGGCTGCCGAGCTCTTGCAGATCGGCGGCGATGTCGTCGGCCAGTGCGCCGCGATAGAAACTCTCCAGGCCTTCGTCGGCGAGTCGTTGCAAGGTGCGTGCAAGTTGCGGCTGTTGCAGCAGTGCGCCTTCGTGCAGGGGGACGCCGTGTGGTTCGAAAATGCTGGAGTAGGCGCCGGGTTGCACGCGCAGTTCGGCGCTCTTGCTGGCGGCGATGTGCGCGCCGCCAAGCGTGACCGGTACGCTGTCGCTGGCGTGGTGGATGGCGTCCTGCAATAAGCGTTGCAGCGATAAGCTGCCGCCTGCGTGCTGCAGCGCGAGTGCCCAGCCGGAGACGGTGCCGGCCACGGTATTCGCCGCACCGGGGCCGCGCCATGGAATGCTGCTGTGGCCGCGATAGAAGTCCAAGGTCGCCGCCTGTGCAGCGCGGCCGCAGGCATCGATGGCGTGAACGCGGCCGTCGGGTTCGTGGATCAGCCAGAAGCCGTCGCCACCGATGCCGGTCATGTGCGGGTACACCACGGCCAGGCAGGCGGCGGTGGCGACGGCGGCTTCGATGGCGTTGCCGCCGTCGCGCAGGACATCGCGTCCGGCCTGTGCGGCCAGATGATGCGGGGCCACGACCATGCCGCGACGCGCGCGCAAGGTGTGCAGCATCAGTGCGTCTCCGCCGGTGGGCTGAAGGCGAGCAGGCCGTCGCGTTCGAGTTGCGCGGCGAGTGCGAACAAGCGGTCTTCGCGGCCGGGCGCGGCAATCAATTGCACGCCCAGCGGCAGGCGGCCGGGGCGCGGCAACGGTGCGGCCAATACCGGGCAGGCGGCAAGCCCGAGCGGTTGGGTGAAGATGCCTAAGTTGGCGCGCGCGGACACCGGCAGGCCGTCGATCTGGATGGTGTCCTGATCGATGCGTGGTGCCACGCACGGTGTGGTTGGCGCGATCAACACATCCACCTCGTCCCACAGGCGTTGCATGGCGGCGCAAAACCAGTGCGCGAAGCGGTGTGCATCGGCGACCGCGCTGGCAGGCAATTGCAGGCCGGCAAGCAGGCGGTCGCGGGTGGCCGGGTCGAACTGTTCGGCATGCGTGCTCAAACCGGCGCGATGACGATGGCCGCCCTCGGCAGCGGTGAGCACGAAGGCAGCAGCGCGGGCGCGTTCTGCTTCGGGTAATTCGATCATGGTGGTGCTGTTGCAGGCGGTGAGCAATGCGCTGAGGCCGGCATCCAGGTCGGGGTCGAGATTGCGTTGGAACCAGCCGCCCAGGCGTGCGATGCGCAAGCTGCCGGCATTGCAGGAGGCAACGGCGTGACCAAGCATCACTTCATAGACGCGGCGTAGATCGGCGATGGAGGTGGCGAACGGGCCGACCACATCCAGCGCATCGACGAAGCCGAACACGCCGTCCAGCGGCAACGCGCCATGGGTGGGACGCAGGCCGTACACGCCGCACAATGCGGCCGGAACGCGGATGGAGCCGTTGGTGTCCGAGCCCAGCGCGAATGGCACCAGCCCGGCGGCCACCGCGGCAGCCGAGCCGCCCGACGAACCGCCGGCCAGATGGCGGTGATCGTGCGGGTTGGCGGTGGTGCCGTAATGCGCGTTGACGGTGGCAAAGCCGTAGGCGAATTCGTCCATGTTGGCGGTGCCTACCAGCACCGCGCCTGCATCACTCAGCCGTTGCACCAAAGCCGCATCGCGGGTGGCAGGTGCGCATTGCGCGCGGACGACGGCACCAGCGGTGGTGACCTCACCAGCGACATCGAATAGATCCTTGACCACGAACGGCACGCCGGCCAACGCACCGCCGTCGCTGCCACCGGCCAGCGCGGCCTGCACGCGCGCGGCATCGGCTGCGGCGCGTGCGGGCAATAGGCGAGTGATCGCACGCAGGCGGTCGTTGGCCTGGTGGATATGCGTGAGCGTCTGGGTGGCATGGCGTGCGGCCAGCGTGGGCTGGCTGCGGGTGGTGCTGACGATGGAGGCGATCTGGCCGCGCGAAGTGGTTGTGTCCGGTGATGCGGGGCGCGGTGCATTGAAGCTGGCGAGCAGCTGCGCGTGGCCGCGCAGGACCTCGGTATTGCGATCGATGCCGGCCTGCCACTGCGCTGGGAGTTGCATGGGGTCACCTTGGGTTGCTGGGAGTTGCGGGTGTGGGTGTTGTCCAAGCTCCTCTCCCGCCGGGAGAGGGGTTGGGGTGAGGGTGCCCCGCTAGTTGGAGATGTATCAGGTACGCGTTTACCTTGCTTGCACCCCAATCAACTGGCGCAGCATTTTTCTCAGTTGCCGTACCCTCATCCGCCCTTCGGGCACCTTCTCCCGGAGGGAGAAGGGGTAGCGGCAACCCGACTGCTGGTGGTTGCGGCGCAGTGAGGTGGTCTACCAGTAATTGCTCGAACGCTTCCACATCCACCGCATGCACTACCGTCTGTGCCTGTTCGCCCAGTCCAGGCTGATAGCCAGGTGCCCACGACAGGATGTCGCCATAGCCGGCATCGAAAGCGGTATTGGTATCGACATAAAGCGTCTCGGTGTGCGTTGCCAATTCGGGGCGCAGCCACACCGCAGTGGCCAGCTCATCCCACATCGGAAAGCCGGGTTCGCGACGGCGCAATGCGTGGCCGATGCTGGTATCGGCAGCGCTCATGCGCGCCAGCAACACTGGCGTGAGTTCGGTGTCAGTCGATGGGTCCACCGGCACCATGGTGATCTTGCGCCAGGGCGCGCGCATGACGATGCTGGCCGCTTCCGGATCCCAGCGGATGTTGAATTCGCGGCGTGGCGAGTTAACGAATTCGCGCGCGAATTGCTGTGCGCTGACGCTGTTGCGTTGCTGCCGCGGGTTGAGGCTGCCGCCCATATAGACCAGCTCGCGCGCCAGTGTGGCGAACGCCGGATCCAGCGATTGCGCAAGCGCCAGATTGGTCAGCGGGCCTGTGGCAATGATGCTCACCTCGCCCGGATACAGGCGCACCATGCGCAGCATGAACAACGCAGCCGGTTCGTCGGATGCGCGCACCACGCTGGGATTGCCCAACGCTAGGTCGGGCACCACGTCGTGTGCGTGATAACGCGGCGCGCTCTGCACGGTGTCGCCATCCACCCAGTGCTTGGTCCATGCACCTTTCCAGACCAGCTTGCCGTACAGCGCTTCCCAACGCTCGGTGGCGAGCTCGCTGTTGAGCAGCGGATGCACCGGGCCGGGCAGCACCGGGATAGTGGGATGGCCGGCCAATTCCAGCAGACGGCAGCCATGTGCGAGCACCTCATCGCGCCAGATATTGCCGCTCACCGCGCTGATGCCCAGCACCTCGACCTCAGGCGATTGCAACAACAGCAACTGCGCAGGCGTGAAGCCGTCGATATCGTCTTCGAGAATGACGCGGCGTTTTGATGGGGCGGAGTGCTGATCGGTCATTGCGCTTTGGTCATGGGGATGGAATGCATCACGGCGAAGATGGAATGGAGGCTGCGTTTGATGGACGTTGCGTTTGTAGGAGCGCGCTTGCGCGCGAAGAGGCTTCACCGATAACGCCTGTTCGCGCGCAAGCGCGCTCCTACGGGTTATGCGTCAGCTGGTGTTGTCTGCACTCTGCGTTGCTCCAGCAGCATGCGCTCGTACTGCGCCAGATCGGCTTCAAGCTGCCATTGCAGCCGTGCCTTCTCGCTGCTCTGGCGGAATGCTTGGCACGCAGCATCATCGGTTTCGCGCTGCAATGCAGTGGCGCAGGCCTGCGCAGCTGTACCGTCTGCGCTCCACACGCTGGTGCCCGGCAGGAAGCTGTAAGTCAGCCCGTTGCGAGCGAGCTGCTTGAGCGTGGGGTAATCGATGCCTTGCTCCTGCATCGCGCGTTGATACTCGTGGGTCATGTCCGCGCGCGAGACGCCCGCATCGTCGGTGGACAGCACCACCGGCACACCGGCGCGCAGATACATTGCCAGCGGATGCGCGCCGCCTTTGACGCCCAAAATCACATCGTTGCTGGTGAGGTTGATCTCCACCGCGATCTGATCGCGGCGCATGCGCTGCAGCAATCCATCCACGTCGTCTTCGTAAGGCAGATCCACACCGTGACCGATGCGGCGTGCACCCACGTCCACCGCCTGGCGGATATGCGAGCGCAGTTGCGCGGGCGGCACCAGGCCCAACGCCAGCTCGCCGGCATGCAGGGACAGCGGCACGTTGGGATAGCGCGTTGCGAAGAAACGGAACATCGCCATGTGGCGCGCGTAATCGGCCAGCGCCACCGGGTTGTCTTCGGGCGCAACGATGTTCAACGCCACCGCGCGGCTGCCGCCGGCAGCGATCAGTGCGTGCGCAAGCGCCATCTGCCCGAACACCATCGGTTGCGGCAACACGCGCAACACGTAAGGCACGTA includes:
- the gvpU gene encoding gas vesicle accessory protein GvpU, with protein sequence MTDQDDNQPNLEDVKLAFDGQSLDWYLQKLVATVNSSNVQFGITLFVEGIIVSGQLVSGKQYFEAFAQEFSAAYPGSAEEKEDIRRAFASHASIYDTEEDAQQSSTPPQFLHLIESRCFSPGGQPLPSNRGVLWRGKVNAVSGFTLGSLSAD
- a CDS encoding tetratricopeptide repeat protein, whose amino-acid sequence is MKTVEDCKLLVREGFLSPEKWEVNLALAERLLSEALLDDPNNPLLLTCLGAVLCDQGQHKAAAMQLRYAIAHGSQDRNTFLNLGVALLKEGLNNEA
- a CDS encoding IS5 family transposase; translated protein: MQLTFGDAEGLGKRKQTRREIFLAEMEQVVPWQHLLGLIAPHYPVSGRPGRQPYALATMLRIHLLQQWYALSDPAMEEALHEIPILRRFAQLGGLDNVPDETTILNFRRLLETHGLAARMLDAVNAHLARKGQSLRSGTIVDATLIAAPSSTKNADHARDPEMHQTRKGNQWYFGMKAHIGVDEFSGLVHHVHCTAANVADVTVTHALLHGKEDSVFGDSGYTGADKREELQTCKAAFFIAAKRSTLQAIGNKRERAREQRWEHFKASVRAKVEHPFRVIKRQFGYTKVRYRGLAKNTAHVLTLFALSNLWMKRKQLLPAMGSVRL
- a CDS encoding IS5 family transposase; translation: MQLTFGDAEGLGKRKQTRREIFLAEMEQVVPWQHLLGLIAPHYPVSGRPGRQPYALATMLRIHLLQQWYALSDPAMEEALHEIPTLRRFAQLGGLDNVPDETTILNFRRLLETHGLAARMLDAVNAHLARKGQSLRSGTIVDATLIAAPSSTKNADHARDPEMHQTRKGNQWYFGMKAHIGVDEFSGLVHHVHCTAANVADVTVTHALLHGKEDSVFGDSGYTGADKREELQTCKAAFFIAAKRSTLKAIGNKRERAREQRWEHFKASVRAKVEHPFRVIKRQFGYTKVRYRGLAKNTAHVLTLFALSNLWMKRKQLLPAMGSVRL
- a CDS encoding AbiJ-NTD4 domain-containing protein encodes the protein MVVQTKRRRFSARLKKRGPLIFDDAPLSLRVGYIKLLLPTYVGESRSTRIARREPLGIDEVHELFLARCRIDGDPHEWGECSSWEALTTHLKGSCWPQFFDFVELLAELLIEKDDHFSFDSPAKFEVYRIRLNDLLDEENIGWQMDAHGELKRKIRAMNRSISSANAALDSRFKSAREHYKRSLSYLLTHPVDEANSVREIISALESVIKVIAPKVATLGAGVKELRKRGDFNRWSLDIIEKLYAYSNDSPFVRHGHIDGVAPTRAEAEMIVQTALSMICYLIEVGGEGAERP
- a CDS encoding XVIPCD domain-containing protein; this translates as MASPNAQLEAALKQFASQSGVTPEQVAQLSSAVVADSQQLGLLNQDAQNGHLKAFALQGSTGQQNLAGSYDIQSGTVTLPAADFQSSGARHNPDLQATLRLQHMSIEFSQKTYLDASRATHPVTQDMVNNLQSTINGSPVLADEIKRAVMTTDKGDPPHKHLEHFDFIPPGFTAGGTYSASSHSMNMPAARLQGRSAANPNGYDPNDMTFVLGHEIQHGFNAPERRLANAAFHNDAVSIAKSTNPVHDYTRVFATSIQASRDDEAKAEIAGWNALLSRQKQGNPAAGLPEMNALGNRRIEDFIVKPQGAGATIQPRPGLKFDPDGQLQMSPTNVAAMGQHYFNRPDPTHPIPGRNPIGIGDRGTSDYPNYYATSGVEHIVEYERKYARPIQGVMPAVTVNMASVGMKEPIIEAEGLDFGKNKAPFPYYDSSTTPPVLHHFDHTQDGSVNPAHDHKYVPVAPTSSSTPAQHGPDDPDHPDHAMLEQIRDGMRKIDESVGKPYDEMSERASRCLLAACKDNRESYPEAADRSMESNALTRVDHVLMSKTGNLFAVEGRLDDPANKRVHVQIDQAINIPIEQSDQKLLAANQAIAQERQVTQQQELARGVSDPNPSGPTR